In a genomic window of Gloeocapsopsis dulcis:
- a CDS encoding sulfotransferase family 2 domain-containing protein codes for MIHSMNNMASSLVITPSFDKAFRILDAITAISSNVFDGSLDAKICFVHLHKCGGTSITQAIKSCYQSLSSITDNNTFHLNGAAASKAAHKSFENHLDSEDEDYLIGKFREHLLLYHMYQSKIKYAAGHFSFSEIAYQNFSGKYAFVTVLRDPVKRWISAYLYSRYGQYATPNLDEDFSDFLNSERAFKGGCLYVKSIGGLDKTGNYTSEAAIERAKENLHKFSVVGFLEHQEIFVKQFEQQFGRKLRIRKYNRTNKSKTFKKSLISEEIEAKIREICRPDIEVYQYAMNNFLQNKYLVN; via the coding sequence ATGATTCACTCAATGAATAATATGGCAAGTAGTTTAGTAATCACACCTTCTTTTGATAAAGCTTTTAGAATATTAGATGCGATCACTGCTATTAGCAGTAATGTGTTTGATGGTTCGCTCGATGCAAAGATCTGTTTTGTACATCTTCATAAATGTGGAGGTACTTCTATTACCCAAGCGATTAAATCTTGCTATCAAAGTTTATCTAGCATCACTGATAATAATACATTTCATCTAAACGGTGCTGCAGCTTCTAAGGCAGCACATAAAAGCTTTGAAAACCATTTGGATTCAGAAGATGAAGATTACTTAATCGGCAAGTTTCGAGAACATTTGCTGTTATATCATATGTACCAGTCGAAAATTAAATATGCTGCTGGTCACTTCAGCTTTAGCGAAATAGCTTACCAGAATTTTTCTGGTAAATATGCGTTTGTTACTGTTCTACGAGATCCAGTTAAAAGATGGATTTCTGCTTATTTATACAGTCGGTATGGTCAATATGCCACACCTAATTTAGATGAAGATTTTTCTGATTTTTTAAATTCTGAAAGAGCTTTCAAGGGAGGGTGTTTGTACGTTAAGAGTATAGGAGGACTTGATAAAACTGGGAATTATACCTCAGAAGCAGCTATAGAACGAGCAAAAGAAAACTTACATAAATTTAGTGTTGTTGGTTTTCTAGAACATCAAGAAATATTTGTAAAACAATTTGAACAGCAGTTTGGGCGAAAGCTAAGAATTAGAAAATACAATCGAACTAACAAATCAAAAACCTTTAAGAAATCTCTTATTTCTGAAGAAATAGAAGCAAAAATAAGAGAAATATGTAGACCTGATATTGAAGTTTATCAATATGCTATGAATAACTTTCTTCAGAACAAGTATTTAGTTAACTAG
- the pssD gene encoding PssD/Cps14F family polysaccharide biosynthesis glycosyltransferase: MKLLLVCNPGGHFSTMLGLKSFWSAYQREWVTYSHYDTRKLGEKETVHWVTMQEARMLGRASINFVKALMILSQSKPDLLISTGASLAVPFILASKFFGIKTVFIESISRTSSLSMTGRIVYNLVDEFYVQWPECVEIYPRAQYKGIVT, from the coding sequence ATGAAATTACTACTAGTCTGTAACCCAGGCGGTCACTTCTCTACTATGTTAGGACTAAAAAGTTTTTGGTCTGCATATCAAAGAGAATGGGTTACTTATTCTCATTACGATACTCGAAAACTCGGTGAAAAAGAAACAGTACATTGGGTAACAATGCAAGAAGCTCGCATGTTAGGTAGAGCTAGTATCAACTTTGTTAAAGCCTTAATGATTTTGTCTCAAAGCAAACCCGATCTATTAATTTCGACAGGAGCAAGTTTAGCTGTACCGTTCATTTTAGCTAGTAAGTTTTTTGGCATTAAAACAGTATTTATTGAGAGCATATCGCGGACAAGTAGTTTGAGCATGACAGGAAGAATTGTTTATAATCTTGTTGATGAATTTTATGTTCAATGGCCTGAGTGTGTCGAGATTTATCCAAGAGCACAATACAAAGGAATAGTAACCTAA
- a CDS encoding glycosyltransferase has translation MIVYTLGTIFFPFDRAVFWLHELLEREIIVEPVLFQHGATNADKLSHPLLTSVASLTINEMHDAVKQSSLVISHAGQGSTRMLAEMGACFVLIPRLRRYGEHVDDHQLLFARAVERFGVPYCTELEQLVKYIEQPPIPLQHKLFNAPSLAEHLTVRYRLVELQK, from the coding sequence ATGATTGTTTACACACTTGGAACGATTTTCTTTCCCTTTGATAGAGCTGTTTTTTGGTTGCATGAATTACTAGAAAGAGAAATTATAGTTGAGCCAGTACTATTTCAACATGGGGCAACTAACGCAGATAAATTGAGTCATCCGTTGTTGACTAGCGTAGCTTCATTGACTATCAATGAAATGCATGATGCTGTGAAGCAATCGTCATTAGTTATTTCACATGCTGGTCAAGGTTCCACGCGAATGCTAGCGGAAATGGGAGCTTGTTTTGTACTGATACCTAGACTAAGGCGTTATGGAGAACATGTAGACGATCATCAGCTCCTTTTTGCACGTGCTGTAGAAAGATTTGGGGTACCCTACTGTACTGAATTAGAGCAACTAGTTAAGTATATTGAGCAACCTCCAATTCCATTGCAACATAAGCTATTTAATGCTCCTTCACTTGCTGAGCATCTAACTGTTCGCTACAGGCTTGTAGAACTTCAAAAGTAA
- a CDS encoding glycosyltransferase family 2 protein: MKNQPRVSIGMPVYNGEVYLEAALHSFLSQTFQDFEVVISDNGSTDRTEDICKAFAAKDQRIRYYRNEQNLGAGWNFNRVLELATGEYFRWACHDDLCAPDLLAQCVAVLDAHPEVILSYPKTIVINEHGQEIQKYVDDFDLRLPKPHERFAQYQKLVRHGHGCHPIFGLIRTDVLKSTAWMGSYPSSDLVLLGELTLYGEFYEIPEYLFFKRDHPNTSVRAHKAFRQRIAWYDPNKKGQLYLTRWKWFSEYLIAIKRAPTSLSEKLLCYLQLRKWLMWNWVFLSKDLLKAVSWPVLKPFLYLELGKGI, encoded by the coding sequence ATGAAAAATCAGCCTAGAGTCAGTATTGGCATGCCTGTGTACAATGGTGAGGTTTATCTTGAAGCAGCATTACACTCATTCTTGAGTCAAACATTTCAAGACTTTGAAGTCGTTATTTCAGACAATGGTTCAACTGATAGAACAGAGGACATTTGTAAAGCATTCGCTGCTAAAGACCAACGTATTCGTTATTACCGAAACGAACAAAATCTAGGCGCTGGTTGGAATTTCAATCGCGTACTAGAGTTAGCTACTGGCGAGTACTTTAGATGGGCTTGTCACGATGATTTATGTGCTCCAGATCTCTTAGCACAGTGCGTTGCAGTGCTTGATGCTCATCCTGAAGTGATTTTGTCTTACCCCAAGACTATTGTCATTAATGAACACGGGCAGGAGATACAGAAATACGTTGATGATTTTGATCTGCGATTGCCAAAACCACACGAAAGATTTGCACAATATCAGAAACTAGTCCGCCATGGTCATGGATGTCATCCTATCTTTGGTTTGATCCGAACAGATGTTCTAAAATCGACTGCTTGGATGGGTAGTTATCCTTCCTCGGATTTAGTTCTGCTGGGCGAACTCACTCTCTACGGCGAATTTTATGAAATTCCTGAGTATCTCTTTTTTAAACGAGATCATCCTAATACATCAGTGAGAGCACACAAAGCATTCAGACAACGGATTGCGTGGTATGACCCGAATAAAAAAGGACAACTTTATTTAACGCGCTGGAAATGGTTTTCTGAATATTTGATAGCAATTAAACGTGCTCCAACTAGTTTGAGTGAGAAACTTTTGTGCTATTTACAATTGAGAAAATGGTTGATGTGGAATTGGGTATTTCTCTCAAAAGATTTACTCAAAGCTGTATCCTGGCCTGTCTTAAAACCTTTCTTATATTTAGAGCTAGGTAAAGGCATTTAG
- a CDS encoding polysaccharide lyase: protein MTGNTGNARNVIFSETFEKESLRNWTNNLDWKHKGKNVTKPGKEICCDHSVQLDDSVAREGRYAARFTLRKDDPLASNSKRAELRLGAVPTKSEYWYGFSIYLPPGYVKDPSFDIVTQWNARPDFKLGEKWRSPQLALMTANGEWHVHRRWDHREVTKNNKPAGRETINLGTYQTGGWTDWVFRVKWSYEADGLVEVWKNGKLVVRKTGPNTYNDEVGPFQKFGVYKTHWKNHPEKSKANVRVLYFDSIRMGDASASYTDVAP, encoded by the coding sequence ATGACTGGTAATACAGGTAATGCAAGAAATGTCATTTTTAGCGAAACCTTTGAAAAAGAAAGCTTACGTAATTGGACAAACAACTTGGACTGGAAGCATAAAGGTAAAAATGTTACAAAGCCAGGAAAAGAAATCTGTTGCGATCACTCAGTTCAGTTAGATGATTCTGTTGCCAGAGAAGGTCGCTACGCTGCTCGGTTTACTCTTCGTAAAGACGACCCTCTTGCTTCCAATAGCAAAAGAGCAGAGTTGAGATTAGGCGCTGTTCCGACTAAATCAGAATATTGGTATGGTTTTAGTATTTATCTTCCTCCTGGATATGTAAAAGATCCTTCTTTTGACATCGTGACTCAATGGAATGCTAGACCAGACTTTAAGCTTGGTGAGAAATGGCGCAGTCCCCAACTTGCGTTAATGACCGCGAATGGTGAATGGCATGTACACCGACGTTGGGATCACCGCGAAGTGACTAAAAACAATAAACCTGCTGGTAGAGAAACAATTAATCTAGGAACATATCAAACGGGGGGATGGACCGACTGGGTATTTCGTGTCAAGTGGTCATATGAGGCTGATGGCTTAGTTGAAGTATGGAAGAATGGCAAGCTTGTCGTTAGAAAAACTGGACCAAACACTTATAACGACGAGGTTGGTCCATTCCAAAAGTTTGGTGTTTACAAGACCCATTGGAAGAATCATCCTGAAAAATCTAAGGCTAATGTACGAGTTCTTTACTTTGACAGCATACGCATGGGTGATGCTAGTGCAAGTTATACAGATGTTGCACCTTAA
- a CDS encoding methyltransferase domain-containing protein — translation MLFTISVNPAKVLTKIADERETNSLSSKLRKKRFIQFKNFVESYVSDKETNLKIIDIGGTPTIWENNLLWLKQLNSVKNIEITVANIKEYKSKHEVIKCVIADATNMQQFKDKEFDIVFSNSVIEHVGDYKEQTAMANEILRIGKKYFVQTPNYYFPVEPHFLFPFFQFMPLKLKVWLITNFDLGWRKKTSNRETALMLVNSVKLLTKKELMALFPGANVFEEKVFSLTKSFIMHGESP, via the coding sequence ATGCTGTTTACTATTAGTGTAAATCCAGCAAAAGTTTTAACTAAAATTGCTGATGAGAGAGAAACTAATTCTTTGTCTAGTAAGTTAAGAAAGAAAAGATTTATTCAATTCAAAAATTTTGTAGAAAGCTATGTCAGTGATAAAGAAACTAACTTAAAAATAATTGATATTGGTGGAACACCAACCATTTGGGAAAATAACTTACTTTGGCTAAAACAACTAAATTCAGTAAAAAATATTGAGATTACAGTTGCAAACATCAAAGAATATAAATCCAAACACGAAGTCATTAAGTGTGTTATAGCTGATGCTACAAATATGCAGCAATTTAAAGATAAAGAATTTGATATTGTTTTTTCAAATTCTGTTATTGAACATGTTGGTGATTACAAAGAGCAAACAGCAATGGCTAATGAGATACTCAGGATAGGTAAAAAATACTTTGTACAAACGCCAAACTATTATTTTCCTGTAGAACCTCATTTTCTCTTTCCCTTCTTTCAATTCATGCCACTGAAACTTAAAGTATGGCTGATTACCAACTTTGATTTGGGGTGGAGGAAGAAAACATCTAACCGCGAAACTGCGCTTATGCTAGTAAACTCAGTAAAACTACTCACGAAAAAAGAATTAATGGCATTGTTTCCTGGAGCAAATGTTTTTGAAGAAAAAGTTTTTAGTTTAACTAAGTCTTTTATAATGCATGGCGAATCACCCTAG
- a CDS encoding polysaccharide lyase, translating to MVIKNSSKSIFTKRLGLSSALGLLLSTTFAFPLSANKSYAAIIDSVTEDINTARAREYANAKGGSTCNQLENVTSLEGNTIHPIRAGKQAFWHWVNRCGERSELAMKKTVIGNTYWYGWSMFIPSTWQNPSDSYDILAQWATYPSPRNGRFPCGSNGSYMMRSGDNISFRFQRKGDQSDSECTSYNLASLPEVRGKWVDFVMQVKWTGNTDGFLKLWTKIGNSSYTQNVDYKGPTFWNDEGEGPYFKMGLYKGDPNFNGAAPRVLYTDEYRLGDANSSFEEVAPGGSSPEPDGSQPLISESFSSSSSNFTVESGGAWSVLNGKYELQDSDRSVPQVANRNISIHNKSVSGNFTLTADASATATSSRWDDFSIIFNYQDRNNYYYASFNESDDDKTHGIFKVVAGVATQIANFDSFITGGTTYNIKVERTGNTIGLYRNGSLQATVQDITFNSGKVGFGSFNNSATFDNLKVE from the coding sequence ATGGTTATTAAGAATAGTAGTAAGTCGATATTTACTAAAAGGTTAGGTTTATCTTCAGCTTTAGGGCTGTTATTGAGTACAACATTTGCGTTTCCTTTAAGTGCCAACAAATCATATGCAGCTATCATTGATTCAGTAACTGAAGACATTAACACTGCAAGGGCAAGAGAGTATGCCAATGCTAAAGGCGGAAGTACCTGTAATCAATTAGAAAATGTTACCAGCTTGGAAGGTAATACTATCCATCCAATTAGAGCAGGGAAGCAGGCATTTTGGCATTGGGTAAACCGTTGTGGGGAACGTTCAGAATTGGCAATGAAAAAGACCGTAATTGGTAATACCTATTGGTACGGTTGGTCTATGTTTATTCCCTCAACTTGGCAAAATCCATCTGATAGCTACGATATTCTCGCACAATGGGCAACCTATCCTTCTCCTAGAAACGGTAGGTTTCCCTGTGGTTCTAATGGCTCATACATGATGAGAAGTGGTGACAATATTAGCTTTAGATTTCAACGTAAAGGCGACCAGTCAGATTCTGAATGTACGAGTTACAACCTAGCAAGTCTCCCTGAAGTTCGAGGTAAATGGGTTGATTTTGTCATGCAGGTTAAATGGACAGGGAATACCGATGGGTTCTTAAAGCTTTGGACGAAAATAGGTAATAGTTCTTACACTCAAAATGTAGACTACAAAGGACCCACCTTCTGGAACGATGAAGGTGAAGGACCTTACTTCAAGATGGGATTATACAAAGGCGATCCTAATTTTAATGGGGCAGCACCTCGTGTCTTGTATACTGATGAGTACCGTCTAGGTGATGCTAACTCAAGTTTTGAAGAAGTTGCACCAGGCGGTTCTTCTCCAGAACCAGACGGTTCACAGCCACTAATTTCTGAAAGTTTTTCATCTTCTAGCAGTAATTTTACTGTCGAGTCAGGTGGAGCTTGGAGTGTCCTTAATGGGAAATATGAACTGCAAGATAGCGATCGCAGCGTTCCTCAAGTCGCTAATCGTAATATCTCGATTCACAACAAGTCCGTATCTGGTAACTTCACGTTAACCGCAGATGCTAGCGCAACTGCAACCTCAAGCCGGTGGGATGATTTCTCAATCATTTTTAATTATCAAGACCGCAACAACTACTATTACGCCAGCTTTAACGAAAGCGATGACGATAAAACCCATGGCATTTTCAAGGTAGTCGCAGGCGTCGCAACTCAAATTGCCAACTTTGATTCTTTCATTACTGGAGGAACTACCTACAATATTAAAGTAGAACGAACTGGTAATACGATTGGTTTGTATCGCAATGGTAGTCTACAAGCCACAGTACAAGATATCACCTTTAACAGCGGCAAAGTAGGATTTGGCAGCTTCAACAATTCAGCGACTTTTGATAATTTGAAAGTTGAATGA
- the rfbF gene encoding glucose-1-phosphate cytidylyltransferase: MKAVILAGGLGTRIAEETTIKPKPMVEIGGKPILWHIMKTYAAHGINDFVICCGYKGYVIKEYFANYFLHMSDVTFDMRFNQMNVHCGYAEPWRVTLVDTGESTMTGGRLRRVKEHVGNSTFCFTYGDGVSNVNITKLIEFHQQQKLQATLTAVQPPGRFGAICLAEEQTKITSFKEKPGGDGAWINGGYFVLEPEVIDYIADDSTVWEQDPLEKLAHLEQLSAYKHDGFWQPMDTLRDKNYLEDLWKKGKAPWKVW; this comes from the coding sequence ATGAAAGCGGTAATACTGGCAGGGGGCTTAGGAACAAGAATAGCGGAAGAGACAACAATCAAACCAAAGCCAATGGTAGAGATTGGGGGAAAGCCAATCTTGTGGCACATCATGAAAACTTATGCCGCCCATGGCATCAACGATTTTGTGATTTGCTGCGGATACAAAGGATACGTAATTAAAGAATACTTCGCCAACTACTTTTTACACATGTCAGACGTGACATTTGACATGAGATTCAACCAAATGAACGTGCACTGCGGTTATGCCGAACCATGGCGAGTGACACTAGTAGACACAGGCGAGTCCACAATGACAGGCGGACGCCTACGTCGAGTCAAAGAACACGTAGGCAACAGTACATTCTGCTTCACCTACGGCGACGGCGTCAGCAACGTCAACATCACAAAGTTAATCGAATTTCACCAACAACAAAAACTGCAAGCCACCCTGACAGCAGTCCAACCACCAGGAAGATTCGGGGCAATCTGTTTAGCAGAAGAACAAACAAAAATTACCTCATTCAAAGAAAAACCAGGTGGAGACGGCGCGTGGATCAACGGCGGCTACTTCGTACTTGAACCAGAAGTAATCGACTACATCGCCGACGACAGCACAGTGTGGGAACAAGACCCCCTAGAAAAACTGGCACACCTAGAGCAGCTATCAGCTTACAAACACGACGGCTTCTGGCAGCCGATGGACACACTGCGCGACAAGAATTATCTCGAAGACCTGTGGAAAAAAGGCAAAGCCCCGTGGAAAGTGTGGTAA
- the lhgO gene encoding L-2-hydroxyglutarate oxidase — protein sequence MYDFAIIGGGIVGLATALAIGKRYPNARITVIEKETTIAAHQTGNNSGVIHSGIYYKPGSFKAKFCREGSRSMVEFCLEHNIAHEVCGKVIVATHPEELPRLENLYQRGLENGLHIEKLTREQVREIEPHVQCLAGIRVFSTGIVNYRQVAQKYVELVTNQGGELQLGTKVTKIETQSDVTVLTTNKGTLVTRYLINCAGLFSDRIARLGKTDPQAKIVPFRGEYYELVPQKRYLVKHLIYPVPNPNFPFLGVHFTRMIDGSVHAGPNAVLSFKREGYHKSDVNLRDLTEVMTYPGFWKLAAKHADEGIKEMIRSVSKAAFVQSLQQLIPEVTAQDVIPTHAGVRAQALQADGKLVDDFLIVPGQRALHVCNAPSPAATSSLEIGKAISLAIPQQSHLESTLIHV from the coding sequence ATGTACGACTTTGCAATCATTGGTGGCGGGATAGTGGGATTAGCAACAGCGCTAGCCATCGGCAAACGCTACCCCAATGCCCGCATCACAGTTATTGAAAAAGAAACAACAATCGCTGCTCACCAAACAGGCAACAACAGTGGTGTAATTCACTCCGGCATATACTACAAGCCAGGCAGTTTCAAAGCAAAATTCTGCCGCGAGGGCAGTCGTTCAATGGTGGAATTTTGCTTAGAACACAACATTGCCCACGAAGTCTGCGGCAAAGTAATTGTCGCCACACATCCTGAGGAACTACCCAGACTCGAAAACCTCTATCAACGCGGGCTAGAAAACGGCTTACACATAGAAAAACTCACCCGTGAACAAGTCCGCGAAATTGAACCACACGTCCAATGCTTGGCAGGGATTCGCGTCTTCTCTACAGGCATTGTCAACTATCGCCAAGTGGCACAGAAATACGTTGAACTCGTGACAAATCAAGGTGGCGAATTGCAATTAGGTACAAAAGTCACCAAGATAGAAACGCAAAGTGACGTCACAGTCTTGACAACAAACAAAGGTACACTCGTAACACGCTATCTGATTAACTGTGCGGGACTATTTAGCGATCGCATAGCCCGTCTCGGCAAAACTGATCCGCAAGCGAAAATTGTGCCGTTTCGGGGTGAATACTACGAACTAGTGCCACAAAAGCGTTATTTGGTCAAGCACTTGATTTATCCGGTGCCGAATCCGAATTTTCCGTTTTTGGGAGTACATTTCACGCGGATGATTGATGGCAGTGTTCATGCCGGTCCGAATGCGGTGTTAAGTTTCAAGCGCGAGGGTTATCACAAAAGTGATGTTAATTTACGCGATTTAACCGAGGTGATGACTTATCCAGGATTTTGGAAGTTAGCAGCCAAACATGCTGATGAAGGCATCAAAGAGATGATTCGTTCGGTGTCCAAGGCAGCGTTTGTCCAAAGTTTGCAGCAGTTGATTCCCGAAGTCACTGCCCAAGATGTGATTCCGACGCATGCGGGGGTGCGGGCACAAGCTTTGCAGGCGGATGGCAAGTTAGTTGATGACTTTTTGATTGTACCTGGGCAAAGAGCACTTCATGTGTGCAATGCTCCCTCTCCGGCGGCGACTTCTTCACTCGAAATTGGCAAGGCGATCTCACTGGCGATTCCGCAACAATCTCATCTCGAATCCACCTTAATTCACGTTTAG
- a CDS encoding NAD-dependent epimerase/dehydratase family protein translates to MKILVTGTEGYIGSLFAPLLLQRGHEVLAIDTGFYKAGWLYNGTTATAKTLNKDIRQITIEDLQGVEAIVHMAELSNDPTGQLAPNITYEINHKGSVALANLAKAAGVRRFVYMSSCSVYGVATGKDVTEESPVNPQTAYAECKTLVERDVQALADDGFSPTFMRNATAFGASPRMRFDIVLNNLAGLAWTTNEIKMTSDGTPWRPLVHVLDICKAIICALEAPRDIVHNQVFNVGDTAHNYRVKEIAEIIANVFPGCQLSFGDNGADNRSYRVSFEKINTLLPGFKCEWDARRGAQQLYDLFNLTDMSEETFLFRGFTRLKQLEYLIRTHQIDQDFYWTS, encoded by the coding sequence ATGAAAATACTTGTTACTGGTACTGAGGGGTACATCGGCTCTTTATTTGCTCCGCTATTGTTGCAGCGCGGGCATGAAGTGTTAGCGATCGATACTGGTTTCTACAAAGCTGGTTGGTTGTACAACGGCACTACAGCGACAGCAAAAACCCTCAACAAAGACATTCGTCAAATTACAATTGAAGACCTGCAAGGAGTGGAAGCCATAGTTCATATGGCAGAGTTGTCGAATGATCCCACCGGACAACTTGCACCTAATATTACTTATGAAATTAATCATAAAGGTTCCGTAGCACTTGCCAATTTAGCTAAAGCAGCAGGAGTAAGACGCTTTGTGTATATGTCGTCATGCAGTGTGTATGGCGTCGCCACTGGCAAAGATGTCACCGAAGAGTCACCAGTTAATCCGCAAACTGCTTATGCTGAGTGTAAAACTTTGGTAGAACGGGATGTCCAAGCACTCGCCGATGATGGATTCTCGCCGACATTCATGCGTAATGCCACTGCGTTTGGTGCTTCACCGAGAATGCGGTTTGATATTGTGCTCAACAACCTTGCTGGGTTAGCGTGGACAACCAATGAGATTAAGATGACCAGTGATGGTACTCCTTGGCGTCCTCTGGTTCATGTTCTTGATATCTGTAAAGCAATTATTTGTGCCTTAGAAGCACCGCGCGACATTGTCCATAATCAAGTTTTTAATGTTGGGGATACAGCACATAACTATCGTGTCAAGGAAATTGCAGAGATTATTGCGAATGTGTTTCCAGGATGTCAATTAAGCTTTGGCGACAATGGTGCAGACAACCGCAGCTACCGTGTCTCGTTTGAGAAGATTAACACCCTCTTGCCAGGATTCAAATGCGAGTGGGATGCACGGCGTGGTGCACAACAGCTATATGACTTGTTTAACCTCACAGATATGTCAGAAGAAACTTTTTTATTCCGAGGTTTCACTCGCCTAAAGCAATTGGAATATCTGATTCGTACACATCAAATAGACCAAGATTTTTACTGGACATCGTGA
- a CDS encoding GDSL-type esterase/lipase family protein, which translates to MSEIRIEAENMTLTGFRQETNSAASGQNIISLVNGGVAEMGFASFNFIGAPGLYQVVVGYFDENDGVSQFEVRQKGAIVDAWSANQNLGSGLANRQTRTLRTIATQLAISQGDTFQLKAIEDAGEPARIDFMEFVPVTPPATSTVINGTSGNDRLVGDWRNNTLNGFAGNDILEGRGGNNTLNGGSGIDTADYTYAPNGIIANLRTRTVLKPVFGTTTPRIMPLGDSITAGLHNVEPTPGTYRIQLWKNLLADNLSVDFVGSQFNGPPSLADKNHEGRGGWTIDQIAGLVDRGIIKTYQPQIILLMIGTNDVLRGNSLNTITSDLSNLIDRISTDSSNTRIFVSSIAPIDPAYRGTTRANVAKSFNALLPDFVRDKVAQGKQVTYVNAGGSLNLNDLVPDGIHPNVAGYNKIGDAWHDTLVKHDTLTGIENVIGSNFADKLVGDAGHNTLRGGLGRDTLTGGGGPDNFFYKEPREGGDFITDFGADDRLTFSATGFGGGLVRSVKLSTTAVDTGVFVNGTNPTAVGSSANFLYNTNTGVLQFDADGVGPGSATTIATLAGAPSLSATQFYIS; encoded by the coding sequence GTGTCGGAAATTAGAATTGAAGCTGAAAATATGACCCTGACAGGCTTTCGCCAAGAAACGAATAGTGCTGCTTCAGGTCAAAACATCATTAGTTTAGTTAATGGTGGTGTAGCAGAAATGGGTTTTGCCTCGTTCAATTTTATAGGTGCTCCCGGCTTATACCAAGTAGTCGTAGGTTACTTTGATGAAAATGATGGTGTTAGCCAATTTGAGGTTCGTCAAAAGGGCGCGATCGTAGATGCTTGGAGTGCTAACCAAAATCTCGGAAGTGGTTTAGCTAATAGGCAAACTAGAACACTGCGTACGATTGCTACACAGTTAGCCATTAGTCAAGGCGATACATTTCAACTCAAAGCTATAGAAGATGCAGGAGAACCTGCCAGGATAGACTTCATGGAGTTTGTTCCTGTTACACCACCTGCTACATCAACAGTCATTAATGGTACAAGCGGGAATGACCGACTAGTAGGTGACTGGAGAAATAATACGCTCAACGGTTTTGCTGGTAATGATATTCTTGAAGGTCGAGGAGGTAATAATACACTTAACGGTGGTAGTGGGATAGATACTGCTGACTACACCTACGCACCTAACGGTATCATTGCTAATCTCAGAACTAGAACTGTGCTCAAACCTGTGTTTGGCACAACAACACCAAGAATCATGCCTTTGGGTGACTCGATTACAGCAGGACTACACAATGTCGAGCCAACTCCAGGTACGTATCGAATTCAGCTATGGAAAAATCTGCTTGCTGATAACTTAAGTGTAGATTTTGTCGGTTCGCAGTTTAATGGACCACCTAGTTTAGCAGATAAAAACCACGAAGGACGTGGTGGCTGGACAATCGATCAAATCGCTGGCTTAGTTGATCGGGGAATCATCAAGACTTATCAGCCACAGATAATTTTATTGATGATTGGGACTAATGATGTACTCCGTGGTAATTCGCTGAACACGATAACTAGCGATTTGAGCAATCTGATTGATCGCATCAGTACAGATTCGAGTAACACGCGTATTTTTGTTTCTTCGATTGCGCCAATTGATCCTGCTTATAGGGGAACAACGAGAGCTAATGTAGCAAAAAGTTTCAATGCGTTGCTTCCTGATTTTGTCAGAGACAAAGTTGCACAAGGTAAACAAGTTACTTATGTCAATGCTGGAGGTAGTCTTAACCTCAATGACTTAGTACCAGACGGTATTCATCCCAATGTTGCCGGATACAACAAGATAGGAGATGCATGGCACGACACACTTGTCAAGCATGACACATTGACAGGTATCGAAAATGTTATTGGTTCTAACTTTGCCGATAAGTTAGTGGGAGATGCTGGTCACAATACACTCAGGGGTGGTCTTGGTAGAGACACGCTAACTGGTGGCGGTGGTCCAGATAATTTCTTTTATAAAGAACCAAGAGAAGGTGGTGATTTCATAACCGATTTTGGTGCTGACGATCGCTTAACATTTTCTGCCACAGGATTTGGTGGTGGTTTGGTTCGTAGTGTCAAACTCAGCACAACAGCAGTAGATACGGGAGTGTTTGTGAATGGGACTAATCCCACCGCTGTAGGTAGTAGTGCCAACTTCTTATACAACACCAACACAGGCGTACTGCAATTTGATGCTGATGGAGTTGGACCAGGTTCGGCAACAACAATTGCAACCTTAGCTGGTGCGCCATCGTTGAGTGCTACTCAATTCTATATTTCTTGA